A DNA window from Kitasatospora atroaurantiaca contains the following coding sequences:
- a CDS encoding alpha/beta fold hydrolase codes for MASNIARPAYRAVEVDGVRIFYREAGPVDAPTLLLLHGFPSASHQYRRLIDALGTRYRLIAPDYPGFGHSDAPEPVTTGGAFAYTFDHLADIIEGFCEQLGLTRFALYAFDYGAPVGFRLAARHPEWIAGLVIQNGNAYEEGLSPMAQGFVALRPDIEGDEEKILGMLALPGTRGLYEAGTSATELIAPDGWALDQYLLELPGRKRIQIDLAFDYHSNVALYPSWQAWLRKYTPPTLVIWGRGDPIFVEAGARAYLRDVPEAELHLLDTGHFALEENLPELAPLIADFLDRTWR; via the coding sequence ATGGCTTCGAACATCGCCCGTCCGGCATACCGCGCCGTCGAGGTCGACGGCGTGCGGATCTTCTACCGTGAGGCCGGCCCCGTCGACGCGCCGACGCTGCTGCTCCTGCATGGATTCCCGTCCGCCTCGCACCAGTACCGGCGGCTCATCGACGCGCTCGGCACCCGCTACCGGCTCATCGCCCCCGACTACCCGGGCTTCGGCCACAGCGACGCCCCCGAGCCGGTCACCACCGGGGGAGCGTTCGCCTACACCTTTGATCACCTCGCCGACATCATCGAGGGCTTCTGTGAGCAGCTGGGCCTGACTCGGTTCGCCCTGTACGCCTTCGACTACGGCGCCCCGGTCGGCTTCCGGCTGGCGGCCAGGCACCCGGAGTGGATTGCCGGGCTGGTCATACAGAACGGCAACGCCTACGAGGAAGGCCTCTCGCCGATGGCGCAGGGCTTCGTCGCGTTGCGGCCCGACATCGAGGGCGACGAGGAGAAGATCCTCGGGATGCTCGCACTCCCCGGCACCCGAGGGCTGTACGAAGCCGGCACCTCCGCCACGGAGCTGATCGCCCCCGACGGCTGGGCGCTCGACCAGTACCTTCTGGAGCTGCCGGGACGCAAGCGGATCCAGATCGACCTCGCCTTCGACTACCACAGCAACGTCGCCCTCTACCCGAGCTGGCAGGCGTGGCTGCGCAAGTACACCCCGCCCACGCTCGTCATTTGGGGCCGCGGCGACCCCATCTTCGTGGAGGCGGGCGCCCGCGCCTATCTGCGGGACGTACCCGAGGCCGAGCTCCACCTGCTCGACACCGGCCACTTCGCCCTGGAGGAGAACCTCCCGGAGCTCGCCCCGCTGATCGCCGACTTCCTCGACCGCACCTGGAGGTGA
- a CDS encoding putative quinol monooxygenase: MSNILRAVVLITTQPGRGAEQVAAFAALAPVVRAEPGCLRYDLHSVDGDPDRFVLLEEWASARALQEHDASEHMRAADAANKAFRAGPAEVILLGPAPVA; the protein is encoded by the coding sequence ATGTCCAACATCCTGCGGGCCGTTGTCCTCATCACCACGCAGCCCGGGCGAGGAGCCGAACAGGTTGCCGCTTTCGCTGCGCTGGCACCGGTGGTTCGCGCCGAGCCCGGTTGCTTGCGTTACGACCTGCACTCCGTCGACGGTGATCCGGACCGCTTCGTGCTGCTCGAGGAGTGGGCGTCGGCAAGGGCGCTGCAGGAGCACGACGCCTCGGAGCACATGCGCGCGGCTGATGCTGCGAACAAGGCGTTCCGGGCCGGTCCGGCCGAAGTGATTCTTCTCGGCCCGGCGCCTGTGGCCTGA
- a CDS encoding CGNR zinc finger domain-containing protein has protein sequence MNDFAFPLTGEPLALDLINTRPVTANGPVDLLATPTGLRAWLALQADRLPEFTTDDSTPLTEADLATVHGVREHAATAIDRARRGDRPPATALRGLNHAQRAAPATRELAWDGKAVTATTHRTGTFGTRLAARLAEATADLLLDPSILKVRRCEGPGCVMLFLPAHPRRRWCTPAICGNRARVARYYQRHKGA, from the coding sequence GTGAATGACTTCGCCTTCCCGCTGACCGGCGAACCGTTGGCTCTCGACCTGATCAACACCCGCCCTGTCACCGCGAACGGCCCGGTCGACCTGCTGGCCACGCCGACCGGGCTGCGGGCCTGGCTGGCCCTTCAGGCTGACCGGCTCCCCGAGTTCACCACGGACGACTCGACGCCGCTCACCGAAGCCGACCTCGCCACCGTCCACGGCGTACGCGAGCACGCCGCCACGGCGATCGACCGCGCCAGACGGGGCGATCGCCCACCCGCCACCGCCCTGCGAGGGCTCAACCACGCCCAACGGGCGGCGCCCGCCACCCGCGAACTCGCCTGGGACGGCAAGGCGGTCACCGCCACCACCCACCGCACCGGCACGTTCGGCACACGCCTGGCCGCCCGCCTGGCCGAGGCCACCGCCGACCTGCTGCTCGACCCCTCGATCCTCAAGGTCCGCCGCTGCGAAGGGCCGGGCTGCGTCATGCTGTTCCTGCCCGCCCACCCGCGCCGACGCTGGTGCACGCCCGCCATCTGCGGCAACCGCGCCCGGGTCGCCCGCTACTACCAGCGTCACAAGGGGGCCTGA